CCGTTCTGAGGCGTCGGCGAACGCCAGCAGTCGGGTGCCATCGGTACCCAGCGGTCGTGCCGACCAGGTGACCGGGATCGGTTGGCCCGCACGGGTGATGAACCATTCGTGCGCAGTCTCGGCAGTGCTGCCGCAGCCGTCGAGTATCGGGCAGGAGTCCGACGGGTACCGCGATCCGTCCGGATGCCATTCATGCAGGGTGTCGTGGCTGGGGGCGCCGATCACGTCATCATCGTTGCGGTAGCCGAGCATGCTCAGCGCAGCCTGATTCGCCAACACCACCGTGCCGTCCGGGCCGATCACCCACAGTGGGGTCGGCGCGACGTCGATCACCGCCGAGAGGGTGCCGGCGTCGAGTGCGGCGAGGTGCGGTCGAGTGACTTTGGTTTGGGTGAACACCGTCCCACCTGGCTGTTGAAGTACCCCAGGTTTTGTTCCTAGTTGGGTACGAGGGCCGGGGTTGGCTGGCTCGCAGGGTGTGAGGCGCCGGTGAGGGCGACCTCGTACTCGGCCGGTGAAACGTAGCCGAGGGCTTCATGCAGGCGTTCCTGGTTGTACCAGGCCACCCATTGGGCGGTCGCTAGTTCGACGTCGTCGACGCCGCGCCAGGGCTTGCCACGGTTGATCACCTCGGTTTTGTAGGCGGCATTGACGGCCTCGGCAAGGGCGTTGTCATAACTATCGCCTCGCGACCCCACCGAGGGCGCGATCCCGAGCTCGGCCAGCCTGTCGGTGTATGCCAGCGACAGGTATTGGGATCCGCGGTCGGAATGATGAATCAACTCAGATAGATCTGAGTCTGACTGCCACACAGCGTGATTGAAGGCTTGTAACGGGAGATCTTCGGTGCGCATCGTGGTCGATACGGCCCAGCCGACGATCTTGCGGGTGCAGACGTCGGTGACGAACGCGGTGTAGCAGAACCCCTGCCAGGTCCGCACGAAGGTGATGTCAGCGACCCACAACCGGTTCGGTGCGGCGGCATTGAACTGGCGGTTGACCAGATCGACTGGACGTTGATCGGCGGGGTCGGTGACCGTGGTGAACACTGGTCTTCCTCGCTGGATGCCGCGCAGGCCGGCTTTGTGCATCAACCGTCGTGTTTGTTCGCGGCCCAGGTGCCAACCGCGACGTTTCATCGCTGCGTGCATCTTCTTGACGCCGTAGACGGAAAAGTTGTCTTTATGCACGGTGCGGAGGTCGGCGATCAGCTGTTCGTCGCGGATCTCGCGGTCAGAGGCCGGGCGGGTCCGTGCGGCGCGGTAGCCGCGGGCGGTCAGGAAACCCGGGATTGCTGCCCGTAGGATACGGCAGATGAGCTCGACCCCGAATTGATCGCGATGTGCATCGATGAAGGCGATCATTTCGTCACGGGGCGGTCGAGCTCCGCTGCGAAAAACGCGGATGCTGACTTCAAAAGTTCATTTGCTCTGCGTAGTTCGGCGACTTCACGCTTGAGCTTGCGGATCTCGGCGTGCTCGGCGCTGGTCGTGCCGGACCGTTCGCCGGCATCGACCTGAGCTTTGCGTCGCCACCGACGCACCGATTCCTCCGAGATGCCGAGTTTGCTGGCCACCGACTTAATGGCCTCGAACTCAGAAATATCCGAGGCTTCCATCATGGTGTCCAACAACCGCAACGCACGATCGCGAAACTCCGGCGAATACTGACGGGGCATGTTCCTGATCCTCCTATAAAGATCGGAACAAAACCTGGGGTACTTCATATCGATTTGTGCTCAGGCTAGGGGCGGTGGGTTTCGACGGTTTTCTCCGTTCGTTACGGGGTGGTTAAACGGTGTCACTGTCGGGAGCTCATGCGCAAAATGCCGCACTCGCTGCGTCTTTTGCCATGGGCAGACCGCCCCTCGGCCGCTGTCATGGGAGTACCACCACTGCGAAGGAGAATGCCGATGGCCTACGACCCGACCTCACCCGTCATCACCGAGATCGAACAACGCCGTCTCGAGACCGGGATCAGCTGGCAGAAGCTCGCCGACCACATCGACCGTCCGCTGGTGTGGACGGTGGCCGCCATGCTGGGCAGCCACCCGATGCCGAACACCGAGGCTCGAGCCGTCGGCGAACTGCTTGACCTCGGCCCGGAAACCGTTGCGGCCCTGCAGCGCCAGCCGTACCGGACCGAGAATGCGGCCGTGCTGACCGACCCGACGATCTACCGCTTCGTCGAACTGATCAATGTCTACGGTCCGGCGTTCAAGGCGTTGATCCACGAGGAGTTCGGCGACGGCATCATGAGCGCGATCAACTGCAATGTGAACTTCGAACGCCGGGCCGACCCGGACGGTGACCGGGTCGTCGTGACCATCGACGGCAAATTCCTGCCCTACCACTGGTGATTCGCTGCGAAAGGAGGTAAGTCATGTCGTACGTCAAACCAGCCGAACTCGCGACGCGGATCATCGATGCCGGTGAGTCGAAGGTGTTCATGTCCACCCGAGACACCTTGATCCGGTCCTTCATGGCCGGCGCCATCCTGGCGCTGGCTGCGGCTTTTGCGGTGACGATATCCGTGAAGACGGGGGAGCCACTGCTGGGTGCGGTCCTGTTCCCGGTCGGCTTCTGCATGTTGCACCTGCTCGGGTTCGACCTGCTGACAGCGGTATTCACGCTGGTGCCGTTGGCCTGGCTGGACAAGCGCCCGGGGGTGACGGTCGGTCCGATGCTGCGCAACTGGGGGTTGGTGTTCCTGGGCAACCTGGCCGGCGCGCTGACCGTCGCCGTGTTCATGGCGATCTACTTCACCTACGGGTTCAGCGTGGAACCCGACGCCGTCGGGCAGGCGATCGGCCAGATCGGGGAGGGACGTACCGTCGGCTATGCCGATCACGGCGCCGCCGGGATGCTGACGCTGTTCATCCGCGGTGTGATGTGCAACTGGATGGTGTCGATGGGTGTGGTGGGGGCCATGATGTCGGACAGCCTGCCCGGCAAGGTGATCGCCATGTGGATGCCGATCATGGTGTTCTTCTACCTCGGCTTCGAGCACTCGATCGTCAACATGTTCCTGTTTCCGTCCGGGCTGCTGCTCGGCGGCGAGTTCACGATCATGGACTACCTGCTGTGGAACGAGATCCCGACGGTCATAGGCAATCTCGTGGGCGGACTGGCGTTCGTGGGCCTGGTCATCTACGCGACTCACAGCAAGACCGGCCCGTCCCGTAAGCGACCGACCGATCTGGTCGGTGTGGACCGGGTGTCGGTACCGAGCAAGGTCTGAACTCCTCCGCCGGGTCCGCTGAGTTATCCACAGCCGGGGACTTCGTTGTGGCGCGTGTCACAGGGGTCCGGTAATGTCGAACGTATGTTCGATAGTATCGGGTTGGCGGGGATGGGCGATGAACAGCTCATTTCCGCGTTGACGGACGCGACCCGGGGCGAGGCTGCGATGGCGGCACGACGGTTGGCGTTGGTCGCCGAGGTGACTGCCCGGCAGTGCGATGACGAGGATGACGTGATCGCCCATCAGGTGGTCGATGGGTGGGCGTTCGCGAAGGCGCAGGTGGGTGCGGCCTGCAATCTGAGTCCGCACGCGGCCTCGACTCAGATGCGCATCGGGGTGGCGCTGCGGGATCGGCTGCCGCGGACCGCGGCGTTGTTCGGGTCGGGGGCGGTGTCAGCGAGAGTGATCGGGGAGATCACCTGGCGTACCCATCTGGTCACCGATGAGGATGCGTTGGCGTTGATCGATGCCGCGATCGCCGCAGAAGCCACCGAGTACGGGGCGTTGTCGGAAGCCGCGTTGATCCGGGCGGTGGATTTGTGGGTGGAGAAGTTCGACCCGATCGCGGTGATCCGGTCCCAGGCGGCCGCCAAGGATCTCTATGTCGAGTTCGATGATCGTGATGACCCCAACGGGGTGTGCTCGTTCTGGGGGCGGCTGCGGGCGACTGACAAACAAGCCCTGCAGCAGCGCCTCAACGATCTCGCGGACACCGTGTGTCCCAATGATCCGCGCACCGTGCGGGAACGCCGCGCCGATGCCCTGGGTGCCCTCGGCATCGTCGGGCCGTCGCTGCAGCGGTTGGCCTGCCGGTGCGGGGACCCGGGCTGTGCGGGCAGCGGCAAAGACCCACGGTCGACGGCGGTGAACATCTACATGCTGGCCGACCAGGCGCCCGGTTCCGATGCGAGGCCCGCCCCGGACACCGGGCCTGAGCCCACGGGTGAGCCCGGGCCCGAAGGGCCTGAGCCGGAGCCTGAACCAGATGCCGCTGAGCGGCCCGCTGCGCAGACACCCACGCCCGCCGAGTCCGATCCGACGCCCGCCGTGGACCCCGCGGCGCACGTGCCATTCAGTTCCCGGCCCGTGGGCACCGTCCCCGGGGCGGGCGTCGGGGTGATGCTCGACGGCGGGATCATCCCGGCCGCCATGCTGGCCGACCTCATCGCCACCGGCGCCAAGGTCCGGCCCCTGCGCGAGGTCGCCGACCTGCCCACTGAACGTCAATACCGGCCGTCCACGGCGCTGACCGCGTTCGTGCGGATGTGTTCGCAGACCTGTAGCTTCCCCGGTTGCTCGAAACCGGCGCACCGCTGCGATCTGGACCACGTGATCCCGTGGCCGGCCGGGGCCACCCATCCGGGCAACCTGCGTCCGCTGTGCCGTGAACATCATCTGGTGAAAACGTTCCGATCCGGCCCGAACGGCTGGACCGTGAAGGCGCGGCCCGACGGCGCCACGGAATGGACCTCGCCGACCGGGCACACCTATGTCAGTACCCCGGGTGCGGCGATCCTGTTCCCGCACTGGAACATCCACACCACCGTCCCGCCGCCGCGACACATCAGCCTCATCCACGACGATCACCGAGGCGCCAAGATGCCCACCCGGCAACGCACCCGCGCCCAGGACCGCGCACACCGCATCAACGCCGAACGCACCCGCAACGCAACCGAACTCGCCCTCGCGTCAGCAGCGAAGGACCGCAACCAGGACCGCATCGCCAACGGCACCACCGCACCACCGGACATCTTCGACAGCCGGACCACCGACGCCGCGGACCCGGACCCACCGCCCTTTTGATCCGGGCGACATCGGTCGACGACCGCGGGGCAGGGACGGTCAAGGATGACCGATGAGCCTATGCCCGCAGGACGCTGGGCCCCAACGCCTCGTACCGGTGTGCTTCCGCGACCGGCAGTTCGGTGCCGGTGATGATCGACTCGAAGTCGGAGATCTCGGCGAATCGGCAGAAGCTGGTCTGGCCGAACTTGGAATGCGCGGCCACCAGGATCGGGCGGGTGGCGACGCGCACCGCGGTCTGTTTCACCGCCGCCACCGCCGGATCGGGGGTGGTGAGCCCATGATCCAGTGCGATGGCGTTGGTGCCCAGGAATGCCACGTCGATCACCAGGGACCGAAGCCGTTCCAGGGCCCACTCATCCACCGTGGCAAGCGTTCTGCCGCGCATCCGGCCGCCCAGCAACAACACCGTGACGGTGCTGCTGTGGGCGAGCGCCTCGGCCGCCAACAGCGATGAGGTGACGACGGTCAGCTCCTGTTCGGCGAGCAACTCGGCGATCAGGCGTGGGGTGAAACCCTCATCGAGATAGACGGTTTCGGCGCCGTGCAACTGATCGGCCGCGGCGCCGGCGATCCGGTGTTTCTGGGCCAGGTCTACCTGGCTGCGGTATTCGACACCGGATTCGAAGGCCACCGTCTCCAGCGGGATCGCCCCACCGTGCACCCGCTTGAGCAGCCGCCGGCCGGCCAGCACCTTGAGGTCGCGGCGGATCGTCTCCGTCGCCACCTGCAGTTCCTCGGCCAGTGCGGGTACCTCGACACGCCCCCGCTCGCGGGCGAACTCGACGATCTGGCGCTGGCGGCTATCCGAATCCACGGTCACATTCTGGTCGGTGTCATTCCCCGGCGTTCAGCACGGCCTGGATTTCCTCCGCACTGCCGGCCGAGCGGAGTTGGGCGACCCGGTCCTTGTCCAGGAAGACGTGGGCGATGCGGGTCAGCAGCGCCATGTGATCGTTGCCGGCACCGGCGATCCCCACCACGAACTCGGCGGGCTTGCCGTTCCAGTCGATGGGTTCCGGGTAGCGCACGAACGAGATCCCGGTGCGGCGGATCGCGGACTTGGCCTCGTTGGTCCCGTGCGGGATGGCCAGACCGTTGCCCATGAAGGTCGACACCGACTTCTCCCGCTCGTGCATGGCGCTGACGTAGGCCGGTTCGACCGCGCCCGCGGCGACCAGCAGCTCACCCGCCTCGTCGATGGCCTGCGCGGCGGTGCGCGCGCTGCCGTCGAGCACGATCGAGGACAGTGGCAGCACCTCACCGGCCGCTTCGGTGGCCCTGGGTTCCTCGGCAACCGGAGTGGGCGCGGCAGTTCGGTCCCCGTTGGTCTGGC
This region of Mycolicibacterium diernhoferi genomic DNA includes:
- a CDS encoding DeoR/GlpR family DNA-binding transcription regulator — translated: MDSDSRQRQIVEFARERGRVEVPALAEELQVATETIRRDLKVLAGRRLLKRVHGGAIPLETVAFESGVEYRSQVDLAQKHRIAGAAADQLHGAETVYLDEGFTPRLIAELLAEQELTVVTSSLLAAEALAHSSTVTVLLLGGRMRGRTLATVDEWALERLRSLVIDVAFLGTNAIALDHGLTTPDPAVAAVKQTAVRVATRPILVAAHSKFGQTSFCRFAEISDFESIITGTELPVAEAHRYEALGPSVLRA
- a CDS encoding helix-turn-helix domain-containing protein, translating into MFTQTKVTRPHLAALDAGTLSAVIDVAPTPLWVIGPDGTVVLANQAALSMLGYRNDDDVIGAPSHDTLHEWHPDGSRYPSDSCPILDGCGSTAETAHEWFITRAGQPIPVTWSARPLGTDGTRLLAFADASERIAAERPRDHGNRAALRARLLAHIDARFRDPEFTAARLAAEFHLSLRSVQQLLAEDGRSPATEIRRRRLELASTLIEQGAPVNRAGRAGGFAETGTFNRAFRRQYGVSPSEWARRTG
- a CDS encoding IS3 family transposase (programmed frameshift): MPRQYSPEFRDRALRLLDTMMEASDISEFEAIKSVASKLGISEESVRRWRRKAQVDAGERSGTTSAEHAEIRKLKREVAELRRANELLKSASAFFGSGARPPRDEMIAFIDAHRDQFGVELICRILRAAIPGFLTARGYRAARTRPASDREIRDEQLIADLRTVHKDNFSVYGVKKMHAAMKRRGWHLGREQTRRLMHKAGLRGIQRGRPVFTTVTDPADQRPVDLVNRQFNAAAPNRLWVADITFVRTWQGFCYTAFVTDVCTRKIVGWAVSTTMRTEDLPLQAFNHAVWQSDSDLSELIHHSDRGSQYLSLAYTDRLAELGIAPSVGSRGDSYDNALAEAVNAAYKTEVINRGKPWRGVDDVELATAQWVAWYNQERLHEALGYVSPAEYEVALTGASHPASQPTPALVPN
- the cynS gene encoding cyanase, which translates into the protein MAYDPTSPVITEIEQRRLETGISWQKLADHIDRPLVWTVAAMLGSHPMPNTEARAVGELLDLGPETVAALQRQPYRTENAAVLTDPTIYRFVELINVYGPAFKALIHEEFGDGIMSAINCNVNFERRADPDGDRVVVTIDGKFLPYHW
- a CDS encoding HNH endonuclease signature motif containing protein; this translates as MFDSIGLAGMGDEQLISALTDATRGEAAMAARRLALVAEVTARQCDDEDDVIAHQVVDGWAFAKAQVGAACNLSPHAASTQMRIGVALRDRLPRTAALFGSGAVSARVIGEITWRTHLVTDEDALALIDAAIAAEATEYGALSEAALIRAVDLWVEKFDPIAVIRSQAAAKDLYVEFDDRDDPNGVCSFWGRLRATDKQALQQRLNDLADTVCPNDPRTVRERRADALGALGIVGPSLQRLACRCGDPGCAGSGKDPRSTAVNIYMLADQAPGSDARPAPDTGPEPTGEPGPEGPEPEPEPDAAERPAAQTPTPAESDPTPAVDPAAHVPFSSRPVGTVPGAGVGVMLDGGIIPAAMLADLIATGAKVRPLREVADLPTERQYRPSTALTAFVRMCSQTCSFPGCSKPAHRCDLDHVIPWPAGATHPGNLRPLCREHHLVKTFRSGPNGWTVKARPDGATEWTSPTGHTYVSTPGAAILFPHWNIHTTVPPPRHISLIHDDHRGAKMPTRQRTRAQDRAHRINAERTRNATELALASAAKDRNQDRIANGTTAPPDIFDSRTTDAADPDPPPF
- a CDS encoding formate/nitrite transporter family protein, with the protein product MSYVKPAELATRIIDAGESKVFMSTRDTLIRSFMAGAILALAAAFAVTISVKTGEPLLGAVLFPVGFCMLHLLGFDLLTAVFTLVPLAWLDKRPGVTVGPMLRNWGLVFLGNLAGALTVAVFMAIYFTYGFSVEPDAVGQAIGQIGEGRTVGYADHGAAGMLTLFIRGVMCNWMVSMGVVGAMMSDSLPGKVIAMWMPIMVFFYLGFEHSIVNMFLFPSGLLLGGEFTIMDYLLWNEIPTVIGNLVGGLAFVGLVIYATHSKTGPSRKRPTDLVGVDRVSVPSKV